A region from the Triticum aestivum cultivar Chinese Spring chromosome 3D, IWGSC CS RefSeq v2.1, whole genome shotgun sequence genome encodes:
- the LOC123077013 gene encoding protein NRT1/ PTR FAMILY 8.1: MGEVAAELYTQDGTIDIKGNPALKSNTGNWRACPYILANECCERLAYYGMSTNLVNFMKDRMGMANAAAANNVTNWGGTCYITPLIGAFLADAYLGRFWTIASFMIIYIFGLGLLTMATSVHGLVPACASKGVCDPTPGQSAAVFIALYLIALGTGGIKPCVSSFGADQFDEHDDVERKSKSSFFNWFYFSINIGALVASSVLVYVQTHVGWSWGFGIPAVVMAIAVGSFFVGTPLYRHQRPGGSPLTRIAQVLVAATRKLGVPVDGSALYETADRESGIEGSRKLEHTGQFRFLDKAAVETQADKTAATGPSPWRLCTVTQVEELKSVVRLLPIWASGIVFATVYGQMSTMFVLQGNTLDASMGPKFKIPSASLSIFDTLSVIAWVPVYDRILVPAVRSVTGRPRGFTQLQRMGIGLVVSMFAMLTAGVLELVRLRTIAQRGLYGEKDVVPISIFWQVPQYFIIGAAEVFTFVGQLEFFYDQAPDAMRSMCSALSLTTVALGNYLSTLLVTVVAKLTTRGGKQGWIPDNLNVGHLDYFFWLLAALSLLNFAVYLLIASWYTYKKTAGDDPDAKAKGGADDAHDQ; encoded by the exons ATGGGGGAGGTCGCGGCGGAGCTGTACACCCAGGATGGCACCATCGACATCAAGGGCAACCCGGCCCTCAAGAGCAACACCGGCAACTGGCGAGCATGCCCCTACATCCTCG CGAACGAGTGCTGCGAGCGCCTTGCCTACTACGGCATGAGCACCAACCTGGTCAACTTCATGAAGGACCGGATGGGCATGGCCAACGCGGCGGCCGCCAACAACGTCACCAACTGGGGCGGCACCTGCTACATCACCCCGCTCAtcggcgccttcctcgccgacgCCTACCTCGGCCGCTTCTGGACCATCGCCTCCTTCATGATCATCTACATCTTCGGCCTCGGCCTGCTCACCATGGCCACCTCCGTGCACGGCCTCGTGCCCGCCTGCGCCTCCAAGGGCGTGTGCGACCCCACGCCGGGCCAGTCGGCGGCCGTCTTCATCGCGCTCTACCTCATCGCGCTCGGCACCGGCGGGATCAAGCCCTGCGTCTCCTCCTTCGGGGCCGACCAGTTCGACGAGCACGACGACGTGGAGCGCAAGAGCAAGAGCTCCTTCTTCAACTGGTTCTACTTCTCCATCAACATCGGCGCGCTGGTGGCCTCGTCCGTGCTGGTGTACGTGCAGACGCATGTGGGGTGGAGCTGGGGCTTCGGCATCCCCGCCGTCGTCATGGCCATCGCCGTCGGCAGCTTCTTCGTCGGCACGCCGCTGTACCGCCACCAGCGCCCCGGCGGCAGCCCGCTCACCCGCATCGCGCAGGTGCTCGTGGCCGCCACGCGCAAGCTCGGCGTCCCCGTCGACGGGTCGGCGCTGTACGAGACCGCGGACAGGGAGTCCGGCATCGAGGGGAGCCGCAAGCTGGAGCACACGGGGCAGTTCAGGTTCCTCGACAAGGCGGCGGTGGAGACGCAGGCGGACAAGACGGCGGCCACCGGGCCGTCGCCGTGGCGGCTGTGCACGGTGACGCAGGTGGAGGAGCTCAAGAGCGTGGTGCGGCTGCTGCCCATCTGGGCGAGCGGCATCGTCTTCGCCACGGTGTACGGCCAGATGAGCACCATGTTCGTGCTACAGGGCAACACCCTGGACGCCTCCATGGGTCCCAAGTTCAAGATCCCCTCCGCCTCCCTCTCCATCTTCGACACCCTCAGCGTCATCGCCTGGGTGCCCGTCTACGACCGCATCCTCGTCCCGGCAGTGCGCTCCGTCACCGGCCGGCCCCGCGGCTTCACCCAGCTCCAGCGCATGGGCATCGGCCTCGTGGTCTCCATGTTCGCCATGCTCACCGCCGGCGTGCTCGAGCTCGTCCGCCTCCGCACCATCGCGCAGCGCGGCCTCTACGGGGAGAAGGACGTGGTGCCCATCTCCATCTTCTGGCAGGTGCCGCAGTACTTCATCATCGGCGCCGCCGAGGTGTTCACCTTCGTGGGCCAGCTCGAGTTCTTCTACGACCAGGCGCCCGACGCCATGAGGAGCATGTGCTCCGCGCTCTCGCTCACCACCGTCGCGCTCGGGAACTACCTCAGCACGCTGctcgtcaccgtcgtggccaaGCTCACCACCAGGGGAGGCAAGCAGGGGTGGATCCCCGACAACCTCAACGTCGGCCACCTCGACTACTTCTTCTGGCTGCTCGCCGCGCTCAGCCTCCTCAACTTCGCCGTCTACCTCCTCATCGCCAGCTGGTACACCTACAAGAAGACCGCCGGAGATGACCCGGACGCCAAAGCCAAAGGAGGAGCTGATGATGCACATGACCAGTGA